The genomic window GACAAAATAAGCCACTTTTTCAAGTGAGGTAATCATGTCATATTCTTCCAGGTAAACGTCAGGAGAAACATTCAGGGGCACGGTGGTAAAATTCAGTATCCCTTTTATTTCAGCTGCCACCAAACTTTTAGCTGCTTCATTGGCTTTCTCCGGCGGAACCGTAATAATTCCGACAGAAATATCTTTTTCTTTCACAATTTTCGAAAGCTGGTCAAATGAGTAACAGAGAACCCCGGAAATCACCTTGCCGATTTTAGAAGGATCAACGTCGAAGCCGGCTACAATTTTCAGTTTTGCCCGTTTGTTGTTGAAATATCCGGTAATAGCCTTGCCCATGTTACCGACCCCAACTACGCCGACCTTTAGGACCTCTTCACTATCTATTACGTTTCCAATCACTTCAATGAGTTCCTTGATATCGTACCCTTTTCTTTGAAAGCTTGAATAACCAATGAACATCATGTCTCTTCTAACCTGCACGGCGGTAAGGTTATGCAGTTCAGCCAATTCATGCGAGTATATGTGAGTTTGGCCCTGCGACAGGCATATTAGCAATGAACGGCGATATTGACTTAAACGTTCCACAGTTCTTTCAGGAAGTCTCATTCTTTCAGTATTTTATGTTTACTTCAAATCGTTTTTTTCTATCTTAATTATTCCCCAATTGTAAAAAGAAATAATTGCCAAAATTATTCAAAATAAAGTAGAAATATCCAATCATTAAAAATAATGACAATGAAAGGTTTGAAATGGTTCAAATGGTTCAAATGGTTCAAAAGGTTCAAATGGTTTGAAAGGTTCAAATGGTTCAAGAAGGTTT from Bacteroidota bacterium includes these protein-coding regions:
- a CDS encoding redox-sensing transcriptional repressor Rex, with translation MRLPERTVERLSQYRRSLLICLSQGQTHIYSHELAELHNLTAVQVRRDMMFIGYSSFQRKGYDIKELIEVIGNVIDSEEVLKVGVVGVGNMGKAITGYFNNKRAKLKIVAGFDVDPSKIGKVISGVLCYSFDQLSKIVKEKDISVGIITVPPEKANEAAKSLVAAEIKGILNFTTVPLNVSPDVYLEEYDMITSLEKVAYFVKSQKEK